The following proteins are encoded in a genomic region of Gimesia algae:
- a CDS encoding TolC family protein, translated as MKDHPLFVSCGIGLLCSTILVAGCASHTTTVQKSSTANAEAVARTSIGFDEPVEEQHAFPEQIVQTGAETVDEKFADGVRSELVIQQSPLSQSLGELEMLAVDQNPRLVKLYREYNAASSRSRYVNKLPDPKVGTNVFGAPIQTASGSQRAVLSASQAIPWLGKLDAEEQRACFEAFAVRADYLAERLRVIAAVRTGWYRLYVIDQQIQTAKANQQLLQSLIDVANAQITTGTATQGDVLLGTLELSKLEERLLTYRKLRVAVQAEVNRLVARDADLPIVVPVELEISLPVLSAQEIYETTLRSQPEIQAAQLRTQASRWGIEVAHLSRRPELTVSANYFFTDNNRPASSLYQVGQDPWSLGAQVSIPLWRDKYDALEDEATWKHLASTDNESELRDRYDALITELLAEARRADETAKLYQNTILPQARQTLRADQESYSRGAVEFDRVIRDYRNLLTLELGYHSAVGELAVSLAQLSRVAGQDVELAPVPALPERPQE; from the coding sequence ATGAAGGATCATCCCCTGTTTGTCAGCTGCGGTATCGGTCTGCTTTGCTCAACCATTCTGGTTGCAGGCTGTGCCTCGCATACCACAACTGTTCAAAAGTCGTCCACCGCGAACGCAGAGGCCGTTGCGCGTACGTCGATTGGGTTTGACGAACCGGTTGAGGAACAACATGCATTTCCGGAGCAGATCGTGCAGACTGGTGCTGAAACGGTCGACGAGAAGTTTGCGGATGGAGTCCGGTCGGAACTGGTTATCCAGCAGTCTCCCCTGTCTCAGTCTCTGGGAGAACTGGAAATGCTGGCCGTCGATCAGAATCCGCGACTGGTGAAACTCTATCGCGAATACAATGCCGCCTCATCGCGCAGTCGTTATGTGAATAAACTGCCGGACCCCAAAGTGGGGACGAATGTATTCGGGGCGCCGATTCAGACTGCCTCCGGTTCACAACGTGCCGTCCTGAGTGCCAGCCAGGCGATTCCGTGGCTGGGGAAATTAGATGCGGAAGAGCAGCGGGCCTGCTTCGAAGCATTTGCGGTGCGTGCTGATTATCTGGCGGAACGCCTGCGGGTGATCGCTGCGGTACGCACGGGCTGGTATCGGCTGTATGTGATTGATCAGCAGATTCAAACTGCGAAGGCGAATCAGCAATTGCTGCAGTCACTGATTGACGTGGCGAATGCTCAGATTACGACAGGGACTGCTACTCAGGGAGATGTTCTGCTGGGAACGCTGGAGCTCAGCAAACTGGAAGAACGATTGCTGACCTATCGAAAACTGCGCGTCGCTGTCCAGGCGGAAGTGAATCGACTGGTGGCCCGTGATGCGGATCTGCCGATTGTGGTGCCGGTGGAGCTGGAAATCTCGCTTCCGGTATTATCAGCCCAGGAGATTTATGAGACGACATTGAGATCACAACCGGAAATCCAGGCGGCACAATTGCGGACGCAGGCATCGCGCTGGGGGATTGAAGTGGCGCACTTAAGTCGTCGTCCGGAACTGACTGTTTCCGCGAATTACTTTTTTACTGATAATAATCGCCCCGCTTCCTCGCTGTATCAGGTCGGACAGGATCCCTGGTCACTCGGTGCACAAGTCAGCATTCCGCTCTGGCGTGATAAATACGATGCCCTGGAGGACGAAGCGACCTGGAAGCACCTCGCCTCGACTGACAATGAATCCGAACTTCGCGATCGCTACGATGCGTTGATTACGGAACTACTGGCAGAAGCTCGCCGGGCTGATGAAACGGCGAAGCTGTATCAAAACACAATCCTGCCACAGGCGCGGCAGACATTACGAGCCGATCAGGAATCGTATTCACGCGGCGCCGTTGAATTTGATCGCGTGATCCGAGACTACCGAAATCTGCTCACGCTGGAACTCGGTTATCATTCGGCTGTCGGGGAACTGGCTGTCTCGCTGGCACAACTGAGCCGTGTGGCGGGTCAGGATGTCGAACTCGCGCCTGTACCAGCACTTCCGGAACGGCCGCAAGAGTAA
- a CDS encoding efflux RND transporter periplasmic adaptor subunit, giving the protein MSSSINESEPQSSNPPPPPDARSGRWWLRKLLPAGLFLAVGLLLIVLTGLAQRLGWIQAGTTAGITASTDGKQTVYTCPMHPQIRQPTPGRCPICGMTLVPAAKSGADIDQLAINIEPTQRRLANIQTAEVKSEPVNSIIETIGSIEIDESRHATIAAYIDGRIEKLFADYTGVEVEKGDHLAIVYSPELYSAQIELLEARNALKKMTSGSLAVVREVQEKLVTNSRQKLVELGMTDEQINQLLTSGKAESRLTIYAPFGGTVTQKLAEEGKYIKAGEPIYRIANLSTVWLMLELYPEDASHIRFGQVVEAELQSLPGKILKGRVVFIDPTVNKTRRTVGVRVEFSNEHGQLRPGDYAKAQITVPIGPQGKVYDSELAGKWISPMHPQVIRDQPGDCPICGMKLVPTSRYGYSEQPVDQNAALTVPRSAVLLAGDHSVVYVETEPGRFELRNVTLGPMLRNRAVILDGVKQGEQVATAGNFLIDSQMQLSGKPSLIDPTKFSRDKKKKSKYRNEPLQFDSIRIEKLSGKPGQSLENLYFVYFAIQKQFAADQKISEHQATTLSRLASELAQGSQLDQTIKSELKQVAAYAAHLHHLSLDEARKKFKPISHAVIKLATQVRGDGAKQPYYQFFCPMVSQGEGDWLQKDDKLLNPYFGSKMLHCGKLVSTFAAGTSTNTKTGQKSDGTENKTPSRPKGE; this is encoded by the coding sequence ATGAGTTCTTCGATTAATGAATCAGAGCCACAATCCAGTAACCCGCCGCCACCGCCTGATGCCAGGTCGGGCCGCTGGTGGCTGCGCAAACTGCTGCCGGCAGGGTTGTTCCTCGCGGTAGGATTGCTGTTGATTGTGCTGACGGGGTTGGCGCAGCGCCTGGGCTGGATTCAGGCCGGTACAACAGCAGGCATCACTGCCTCCACAGATGGCAAACAGACGGTCTATACCTGCCCCATGCATCCCCAGATTCGACAGCCCACACCAGGACGCTGCCCCATTTGTGGCATGACACTGGTTCCCGCTGCAAAATCAGGAGCTGATATAGATCAGCTGGCAATTAATATCGAACCCACTCAACGCAGGCTGGCAAACATTCAGACTGCGGAAGTGAAGTCGGAACCCGTGAATTCGATCATTGAAACGATTGGCTCGATCGAAATCGATGAGAGCCGACATGCAACAATCGCTGCTTACATTGATGGAAGAATTGAAAAACTGTTCGCTGATTACACCGGAGTCGAAGTTGAGAAAGGCGATCATCTGGCGATAGTCTACAGTCCGGAGCTTTATTCGGCCCAGATCGAATTACTCGAGGCCCGCAATGCTTTAAAAAAGATGACTTCCGGATCTCTGGCTGTCGTGCGTGAAGTGCAGGAAAAACTGGTAACCAATTCACGCCAGAAGCTGGTTGAACTGGGTATGACGGACGAGCAGATCAATCAACTGCTGACCAGCGGCAAGGCAGAGTCGAGGCTCACTATCTATGCGCCGTTTGGCGGAACCGTCACGCAGAAACTGGCTGAAGAAGGAAAGTATATCAAAGCGGGAGAACCAATCTACCGGATTGCGAATCTGAGTACGGTCTGGCTGATGCTGGAGTTGTACCCGGAAGATGCATCCCACATCCGTTTTGGACAGGTTGTCGAAGCGGAGCTGCAGTCACTGCCTGGTAAGATTCTCAAAGGACGTGTGGTTTTCATTGACCCGACTGTCAACAAGACGCGCAGGACAGTCGGCGTACGTGTTGAGTTCAGTAACGAGCATGGTCAGTTGAGACCCGGAGATTATGCGAAAGCACAGATTACCGTTCCCATTGGTCCACAGGGGAAAGTGTATGATTCCGAACTGGCGGGAAAATGGATCAGCCCCATGCATCCCCAGGTGATCCGTGATCAGCCGGGAGACTGTCCGATTTGTGGTATGAAGCTGGTGCCCACTTCGCGTTATGGATATTCAGAACAGCCTGTCGACCAGAATGCAGCGCTTACCGTACCACGATCTGCCGTTCTTCTGGCCGGCGATCACAGTGTCGTTTATGTGGAAACAGAACCGGGACGTTTCGAGCTCAGGAATGTGACGCTCGGACCAATGTTGAGAAATCGTGCCGTGATTCTGGATGGAGTCAAACAGGGGGAGCAGGTTGCGACTGCCGGCAACTTTCTGATCGATTCGCAGATGCAACTCTCGGGGAAACCCAGTTTGATCGACCCTACGAAATTTTCGCGAGACAAAAAGAAAAAATCAAAATATCGTAATGAACCATTGCAGTTTGATTCCATCAGAATTGAAAAGCTCTCTGGCAAGCCGGGGCAGAGTCTGGAGAACCTGTACTTCGTTTATTTCGCGATACAGAAACAGTTTGCAGCAGATCAAAAAATCTCAGAACATCAAGCGACAACACTGAGCAGACTGGCGTCAGAACTGGCTCAGGGGTCCCAACTCGACCAGACAATCAAGTCGGAGTTAAAGCAGGTGGCAGCGTACGCAGCGCATCTGCATCATCTCTCGCTGGATGAAGCCCGTAAAAAATTCAAGCCGATCAGCCATGCGGTGATCAAGCTGGCAACCCAGGTGCGTGGCGATGGCGCAAAACAACCCTATTATCAGTTTTTCTGCCCGATGGTTTCGCAGGGGGAAGGGGACTGGCTGCAGAAAGATGACAAACTGCTCAATCCCTATTTCGGCAGCAAAATGCTGCATTGCGGGAAACTGGTGAGTACCTTCGCAGCTGGGACATCCACTAATACAAAAACCGGTCAGAAGTCTGACGGCACGGAAAACAAAACCCCATCAAGGCCCAAAGGAGAATAG
- a CDS encoding HEAT repeat domain-containing protein, producing MNCVNSVTDIHTPFLNSLIGVFFGWLLITLIFNRPLSTGTKRFYYFGVPVFALGFLLIIPLGVGLIVLFSWIIYLLYRVLPVLIRKDETIHKNLIPFSVNALALSVSFILIFVTTTQANSTPGLIKSLGHVSPFYPGTVHSVMSRLIQRGPEVVDPLSKTLEQTLDREYISPFLPTRIAYCLSEIGSPQAEAVLKQVVAEEIDLSDNENTKWEAAVCCLYADCTGPRAVPVLQELLENSDEKQQFIPLCALVRTGDFNAIETVLEHVDDLQKQLQQPFTNRGFAAMIRLTLQALAEGQSPEDLKASPIYHRMLLGLRPDHQTQTGIVWNQQWDAELDIAALQDHWSHILKQKSIVEQQDAQGNPVYIIAGDTPPVEARKPVLEND from the coding sequence ATGAACTGCGTGAACAGTGTGACTGATATCCATACGCCGTTTCTGAACTCACTGATCGGCGTTTTTTTTGGCTGGTTGCTGATAACGCTGATCTTCAATCGGCCACTCTCTACCGGAACGAAACGGTTTTACTATTTCGGAGTGCCGGTATTCGCCCTCGGCTTTCTGCTGATTATTCCTCTGGGGGTGGGACTGATTGTCCTGTTCAGTTGGATCATCTATCTGCTGTACCGGGTCCTGCCGGTTCTCATCAGAAAAGATGAAACGATTCACAAGAACCTGATTCCGTTCAGCGTGAATGCATTGGCGCTGTCCGTTTCTTTTATCCTGATATTTGTTACAACGACACAAGCCAATTCCACTCCGGGACTGATCAAATCACTGGGACACGTTTCACCCTTCTATCCAGGAACCGTTCACAGTGTGATGTCGCGACTGATTCAGCGTGGCCCCGAAGTCGTCGATCCATTAAGCAAGACGCTCGAACAAACCCTGGATAGAGAATATATCAGTCCGTTCCTGCCCACGCGCATCGCCTACTGTCTTTCAGAGATTGGAAGCCCCCAGGCAGAGGCTGTGTTGAAGCAGGTTGTTGCAGAAGAGATTGATCTCAGCGACAACGAAAACACAAAATGGGAAGCTGCCGTCTGCTGTCTGTACGCCGATTGTACCGGGCCACGTGCCGTACCAGTCCTGCAAGAACTACTGGAGAACTCGGATGAAAAACAGCAGTTCATCCCCTTGTGTGCACTGGTCCGAACGGGTGACTTCAATGCAATCGAAACCGTTTTAGAACACGTCGATGATTTGCAGAAACAGTTACAGCAACCCTTCACCAACCGCGGGTTTGCAGCCATGATCAGACTCACTCTGCAGGCGCTGGCTGAAGGACAAAGTCCTGAAGATCTGAAAGCGAGCCCCATCTATCATCGCATGCTGCTCGGCCTGAGGCCCGATCACCAGACACAGACCGGCATCGTCTGGAATCAACAGTGGGACGCGGAACTCGACATAGCCGCTCTGCAAGACCACTGGTCTCATATTCTCAAACAGAAGTCGATTGTCGAACAACAGGATGCACAGGGGAATCCGGTTTATATCATTGCAGGAGACACCCCACCTGTTGAAGCCAGAAAACCAGTCTTGGAAAATGACTGA
- the mscL gene encoding large-conductance mechanosensitive channel protein MscL — translation MLKEFKEFAVRGNVVDMAVGIIIGAAFSKIVSSLVKDVVMPPIGMLLGKVDFSQLSIVLREKTDTAEAVTINYGLFINTVIDFVIVAFVIFLVIRQMNKMKRQEEPKPETTKACPFCKSTIDLTATRCPQCTSELVEQVK, via the coding sequence ATGCTCAAAGAATTCAAAGAGTTCGCGGTGCGGGGCAATGTCGTCGACATGGCCGTGGGAATTATCATTGGGGCGGCGTTCAGTAAAATCGTCTCTTCGCTGGTCAAAGATGTCGTGATGCCCCCTATCGGAATGTTACTGGGCAAAGTCGACTTCTCTCAGCTTTCCATTGTTCTACGTGAGAAAACCGACACCGCCGAAGCCGTTACCATCAACTACGGTCTCTTCATCAATACGGTCATCGATTTCGTGATCGTCGCGTTTGTCATATTTCTGGTGATTCGGCAGATGAACAAAATGAAGCGGCAGGAAGAACCCAAACCGGAGACAACCAAAGCCTGCCCGTTCTGCAAATCGACCATCGATCTCACAGCGACCCGCTGCCCCCAGTGTACTTCAGAACTGGTAGAACAGGTTAAATGA
- a CDS encoding pirin family protein has translation MIQVRKSKERGHADHGWLKTHHTFSFSTYQDLEHMRFRALRVMNEDVVLPGQGFGTHPHNDMEIVTYVLEGALEHKDSMGNGEVLHAGEFQRMSAGTGITHSEFNPSDSEAVHLYQIWLYPERKGIEPSYEQKRFPDSEQQNQLRLVASPEAEQGALKIHQDARIYLSKLETGQQVIHPLSAGRHAWLQVLRGQVRLNDLPLDVSDGAAVSDVEQLVMTATENAEIMLFDLA, from the coding sequence ATGATTCAGGTTCGGAAGTCGAAAGAACGGGGTCACGCTGATCATGGCTGGCTCAAAACTCATCATACGTTTTCCTTTTCAACCTATCAGGATCTGGAGCATATGCGGTTTCGTGCGCTGCGGGTGATGAATGAGGATGTCGTGCTGCCCGGCCAGGGATTTGGTACGCACCCCCATAACGATATGGAAATCGTCACATATGTCCTGGAAGGGGCACTCGAACATAAAGATTCGATGGGTAACGGTGAAGTGCTGCACGCCGGCGAGTTCCAGCGAATGTCAGCGGGAACAGGAATCACTCACAGTGAATTCAATCCGTCGGACAGTGAAGCCGTACACCTTTATCAGATCTGGTTATATCCGGAACGGAAGGGGATTGAGCCCAGTTATGAACAGAAACGCTTTCCTGACAGCGAGCAGCAGAATCAACTGCGGCTGGTTGCTTCACCCGAAGCAGAGCAGGGGGCATTGAAGATTCATCAGGACGCGCGGATTTATCTGTCAAAACTGGAAACCGGCCAGCAGGTGATCCATCCGCTGTCGGCGGGGCGTCATGCCTGGTTACAGGTTCTGCGAGGTCAAGTCCGTCTCAATGATTTGCCACTGGATGTGAGTGACGGGGCTGCCGTCAGTGATGTGGAACAATTAGTAATGACCGCGACCGAGAACGCCGAGATCATGCTGTTTGATCTGGCATAA
- a CDS encoding MarR family winged helix-turn-helix transcriptional regulator, producing MTHKQLQQELKKKQAFESPEIEAVLNVLRTSDQFQNRLGRLFRKYGLTCSQYNVLRILRGEGHPLPSLEIASRMIQVVPAITGLIDRLEKLGLVTRKRCSADRRVVYIALTEKAENVLKEIDEPLKELHQRLIGHLTKAELKELSRLLVKARKSGIATEIAG from the coding sequence ATGACACACAAACAACTGCAACAGGAACTTAAAAAGAAGCAGGCCTTCGAGTCCCCTGAGATCGAGGCGGTTTTGAATGTATTGCGTACCAGCGATCAATTTCAAAACCGTCTCGGCAGGTTGTTTCGCAAATATGGTCTGACCTGTTCACAATATAATGTCTTACGGATTCTGCGTGGAGAAGGTCATCCATTGCCCAGCCTGGAGATTGCCAGTCGGATGATTCAGGTCGTTCCCGCAATTACCGGGCTGATTGACCGACTGGAGAAACTGGGGCTGGTCACCCGGAAACGTTGTTCTGCAGACCGACGTGTTGTCTATATCGCATTAACTGAAAAAGCGGAGAATGTATTAAAAGAAATCGATGAGCCGCTAAAGGAACTTCATCAGCGATTAATAGGCCATTTAACGAAGGCAGAACTGAAAGAGCTAAGCCGCCTGCTGGTCAAAGCCAGAAAGTCCGGTATCGCCACTGAAATTGCAGGTTGA
- a CDS encoding efflux RND transporter permease subunit has translation MLRALISFSIREPLIMLCATALLIGFGWFSAREVPIDAIPNIGENQVIIFTAWPGRSPKDVEDQVTYPLSVSMLAVPDAESVRGKSLFGYSFVQVTFKNSTDFYWARSRVAEQLGTSAASLPEGVVPTLGPDATGLGQVLYYVLQPPPDMNLAELRSLQDFVVKYELQAVPGVSEVASVGGYVRQYQIEIDPDKLRFHDIPLDQVIDAVRKSNIDVGAKTVESGGMEFIIRGRGFIGADQDSSQAVNDIEQTVVRSREGVPIRIRDLGRVQLGPEFRRGAIDLNGAEAVGGVVVMRFGENPRKVIDRIKTKMSQIEPSLKGVKFDLIYDRTGLINETIGTLTTALTQEVIITAVVILLFLLHLRASLVVAITLPIAVLMAFIAMNVFGIDANIMSLAGIAIAIGTMVDMGIVVSESIYDQLAEWEAKGKPGGKTARLTVINTAAAEVAPAVVTAVMTTVVSFFPVFMLTGRDYKLFAPLAWTKTFSITAALIVAITLVPLLSRLFLASPQRTHRRRSLISVVFALVCGFLVWSAAETLVSLISISLPVLILGAVIAGGIGSYWLLSERLRPIDENPVGKLIHFLYEPTLRFFMRHKLLFFSFPTLVVLLGMGAWIGMPTVLKPFESVARLLGVDANEVPGWVETKHLFPGLESNDWIALDEGSWFYMPTLYPAASFTQAMEVLQTQDALIKEIPEVENVLGKIGRIDSALDPAPAAMIETYVMLKPVEQWREGITSKDIWEQINAVATLPGVTPASPLQPIEGRVIMLQSGIKAPMAIRIFGDSLDGLAKASIAVADQLKQISQVNGSTVNPDIVLGKPYVEFDVSRETAARYGMSTAMVNEIIETALGGSNVTRTVEGRERYPIRVRYDRNLREQIDELSRLPVVTHSDEIIPLSLLAEMKTTWGPGVINSEDARLVAHVSFSSSGQEGALETVAAVEQSLRAAQANGSLDLPAGYALQAVGSFQNQVEANNRLMWVVPLVILTNLFIIYLQFRNFPIALAVFSGIPVAFAGGMILLAVNDIQINTAVWVGFIALFGIAVDDGVVMATYLDQIFTRNRLKNTSDIRNAVVEAGLKRIRPCLMTTFTTIIALLPVIYATGRGSDVAKAMAWPVIGGMTVALLTLFVVPVIFAAYKEFKMNLGLDDPHWAGTEDKIESS, from the coding sequence ATGTTACGCGCCTTGATCTCTTTCAGTATCCGGGAACCCCTGATCATGCTTTGCGCAACGGCGCTGTTGATCGGGTTCGGGTGGTTTAGTGCTCGTGAAGTTCCCATCGATGCGATTCCCAACATCGGCGAGAATCAGGTCATCATCTTTACTGCCTGGCCGGGGCGTTCTCCCAAGGATGTGGAAGATCAGGTCACCTACCCGCTTTCCGTTTCCATGCTGGCCGTACCTGATGCAGAATCGGTCCGAGGGAAAAGTCTGTTTGGTTACAGTTTTGTGCAGGTCACTTTCAAAAACAGTACCGATTTTTACTGGGCACGTTCGCGCGTTGCCGAACAACTGGGGACATCGGCTGCATCACTGCCAGAAGGAGTTGTTCCCACATTAGGACCGGATGCCACTGGGTTAGGGCAGGTGCTCTATTATGTGTTGCAGCCGCCACCGGATATGAATCTGGCTGAGTTACGCAGCCTGCAGGATTTTGTGGTGAAGTATGAACTGCAGGCAGTACCGGGCGTGAGTGAAGTGGCCAGTGTCGGCGGTTACGTCAGACAGTATCAGATTGAAATCGATCCGGATAAACTTCGTTTTCACGATATTCCCCTTGATCAGGTGATTGACGCGGTTCGCAAATCGAATATTGATGTCGGCGCTAAAACCGTTGAATCCGGCGGCATGGAATTTATCATCCGTGGTCGTGGCTTCATCGGCGCCGATCAGGATTCCAGTCAGGCCGTCAACGATATTGAGCAGACCGTGGTGCGCTCTCGTGAAGGAGTGCCGATTCGCATTCGTGATCTGGGACGCGTGCAGCTCGGTCCGGAGTTCCGGCGTGGCGCGATTGATCTGAACGGTGCCGAAGCCGTGGGGGGCGTGGTGGTAATGCGGTTTGGTGAGAATCCCCGCAAGGTGATTGACCGGATCAAAACGAAAATGTCGCAGATCGAGCCCAGTCTCAAAGGTGTCAAATTTGATCTGATCTATGATCGAACAGGGTTGATCAATGAGACCATCGGTACGTTGACCACGGCACTCACACAGGAAGTCATCATAACAGCGGTTGTGATCCTGCTGTTTCTGCTGCATCTGCGCGCCAGCCTGGTCGTTGCGATTACTTTACCGATTGCCGTTCTGATGGCGTTCATCGCTATGAATGTCTTCGGCATTGATGCGAATATCATGTCACTGGCCGGTATTGCGATAGCCATTGGGACCATGGTAGATATGGGGATCGTCGTTTCAGAATCGATCTACGATCAGCTGGCGGAGTGGGAAGCAAAGGGGAAACCGGGAGGAAAAACAGCGAGATTGACCGTAATTAATACGGCTGCGGCGGAAGTGGCTCCCGCTGTGGTGACGGCGGTGATGACAACGGTGGTCAGTTTTTTTCCGGTATTCATGCTCACAGGGCGGGATTATAAACTCTTCGCTCCGCTGGCCTGGACAAAAACGTTCTCGATCACCGCTGCCCTGATCGTCGCGATTACACTGGTTCCGTTGCTGAGCCGTCTGTTTCTGGCTTCGCCTCAAAGAACACACCGTCGAAGGTCTCTGATTTCGGTCGTGTTTGCATTGGTCTGTGGCTTTCTGGTCTGGTCTGCGGCTGAGACTCTTGTCAGCCTCATTTCGATCAGTCTGCCTGTATTGATTCTGGGAGCAGTCATCGCGGGGGGTATTGGCAGCTACTGGCTCTTAAGCGAACGCTTGCGGCCGATTGATGAAAATCCGGTCGGAAAACTGATCCATTTTCTCTACGAACCAACGCTTCGTTTTTTTATGCGGCATAAACTGCTTTTCTTCTCGTTTCCCACACTCGTCGTTTTACTGGGGATGGGGGCCTGGATCGGCATGCCCACGGTGCTCAAGCCGTTTGAAAGTGTGGCCCGCTTGCTGGGGGTCGATGCCAACGAAGTACCCGGCTGGGTGGAAACCAAACATCTGTTTCCGGGACTGGAATCAAATGACTGGATTGCTCTGGATGAAGGGAGCTGGTTTTACATGCCGACCCTGTATCCTGCTGCCAGTTTTACCCAGGCGATGGAAGTACTGCAGACCCAGGATGCGCTGATCAAAGAGATTCCCGAAGTCGAAAACGTTCTCGGGAAAATTGGCCGTATCGATTCGGCACTCGACCCGGCTCCGGCTGCGATGATTGAAACTTATGTGATGCTCAAGCCGGTGGAGCAGTGGCGGGAAGGAATCACTTCGAAAGATATCTGGGAACAGATCAACGCGGTCGCGACACTACCGGGTGTCACGCCAGCTTCTCCTTTGCAGCCAATCGAAGGGCGGGTGATCATGCTGCAGAGCGGCATCAAAGCACCGATGGCAATTCGCATCTTCGGCGATAGTCTGGATGGGCTGGCAAAAGCATCCATTGCCGTTGCTGATCAACTGAAACAGATTTCCCAGGTGAATGGCTCGACGGTGAACCCGGATATCGTGCTGGGAAAACCTTATGTTGAATTTGATGTGAGTCGCGAAACCGCAGCCCGGTATGGGATGTCGACTGCGATGGTCAACGAAATAATTGAAACTGCCCTGGGAGGTTCGAATGTCACGCGTACTGTCGAAGGACGCGAACGCTATCCGATTCGTGTACGCTATGATCGCAACCTGCGTGAGCAGATCGACGAATTGAGCAGACTGCCAGTCGTCACGCATTCAGATGAGATTATTCCTCTCTCTTTACTGGCGGAAATGAAAACAACCTGGGGTCCGGGTGTGATCAACAGTGAAGATGCCCGGCTCGTAGCGCACGTTTCGTTTTCTTCATCGGGACAGGAGGGCGCGCTGGAAACGGTCGCTGCTGTCGAACAGAGTCTGCGCGCTGCACAGGCAAATGGCTCTTTGGATTTACCCGCCGGTTATGCGTTGCAGGCAGTGGGTTCATTTCAGAATCAGGTCGAAGCAAACAATCGCCTGATGTGGGTGGTGCCGCTGGTGATATTGACAAACCTGTTTATTATCTACCTGCAGTTCCGTAATTTTCCGATCGCTCTGGCAGTTTTTTCCGGGATCCCGGTCGCTTTTGCCGGAGGTATGATTCTGCTGGCGGTCAATGACATTCAGATTAATACTGCTGTCTGGGTGGGTTTCATTGCCTTGTTTGGGATCGCCGTCGATGATGGCGTGGTGATGGCGACCTATCTGGATCAGATCTTCACACGCAACCGACTGAAAAATACTTCTGATATTCGCAATGCTGTAGTGGAAGCAGGGCTGAAACGCATCCGCCCCTGTCTGATGACAACCTTCACAACGATCATTGCACTGTTGCCGGTAATCTATGCAACCGGACGAGGATCTGACGTCGCCAAAGCCATGGCCTGGCCTGTGATTGGCGGTATGACAGTCGCTTTGCTGACGCTGTTTGTTGTTCCAGTGATCTTTGCCGCTTATAAAGAGTTCAAAATGAACCTGGGGTTGGACGATCCCCACTGGGCAGGTACGGAAGACAAAATCGAATCCAGCTAG
- a CDS encoding DoxX family protein, with amino-acid sequence MSQHPVQGLASLLGRIMLATIFFMSAVGNKIPNFDNIAGYMASEGVPLPKIMLAGAIVFLIAGSLSLIAGFKARLGAGLLFVFLVLATYYFHDFWTIEDAQAKQGQMIHFMKNLALMGSMLFVMANGAGKMSLDNALASKSQPDPRTA; translated from the coding sequence ATGTCACAACACCCGGTTCAAGGCCTGGCGAGTCTGCTCGGTCGGATCATGCTGGCGACGATTTTTTTCATGAGTGCCGTCGGGAATAAGATACCCAACTTTGACAATATCGCTGGCTATATGGCTTCGGAAGGTGTGCCTTTGCCGAAAATCATGCTGGCAGGAGCAATTGTGTTTTTGATTGCAGGCAGTCTGTCGCTGATTGCCGGTTTCAAAGCACGCCTGGGGGCCGGGCTGCTGTTCGTGTTTCTGGTATTAGCCACCTATTATTTCCATGATTTCTGGACGATTGAAGACGCACAGGCAAAGCAGGGTCAGATGATTCACTTTATGAAAAATCTGGCGCTGATGGGAAGCATGTTGTTTGTGATGGCGAATGGGGCGGGTAAAATGAGTCTGGACAACGCACTGGCTTCAAAGTCTCAACCTGATCCCAGAACAGCGTGA